A window of the Hyalangium minutum genome harbors these coding sequences:
- a CDS encoding asparagine synthetase B family protein has translation MSGICGYVGDASPELLTAMLGAIDYRGDRTDTAHAPGVGLGYRWWGGRPGKSASILRQGAHLVACAGTLTPPSDSPAETLLKRLSGGGSALDDLDGAFACAWWDGERRRLTLARDPFGVRSLYYAVQGGVLYFASELKQLLAIPGFEAVLEPSALHKYLTFSFVPGADVPLRGVKRLLPGHVGVFEGGQLSVTPYFTLREQIDPALEDQATAVRRVRALCKKAVQKRLNGEPEVALYLSGGIDSSGVAVWLKEAGVKVQAFSLDFGERSVEREQAEQVAKMLELPLTWVKSSGEDVGAALMDLVWKLDLPFGDAVTGPQFLLGRAARQAGFSAVFNGEGGDQLFGGWTSKPMVAAEVYGGLYEDSPEEPEEIYLRSYHRFYGLEDALYTPEFRAQIGGPGQRRALLRPYLGSPEIPHFLNRVRLADIALKGSQNILPRAERIANAWALDMRVPLFDRELAMASFALPPRLKLHGACEKYVLKLALQDKLPDDIVWRRKFGMSVPATDWVLGPLAPLMEELLGATAVRKRGMFREDYIARLRKGQDQADETRRRRIGEKLWALAMLEAWMRVFVDGRGRRPGGAA, from the coding sequence ATGAGCGGAATCTGTGGCTATGTCGGCGATGCCTCCCCCGAGCTCCTCACGGCGATGCTCGGGGCGATCGACTACCGCGGCGACCGGACCGATACCGCGCACGCGCCCGGCGTGGGACTCGGCTACCGGTGGTGGGGCGGCCGCCCAGGGAAGTCCGCCTCGATCCTCCGACAGGGGGCCCACCTCGTCGCTTGCGCTGGGACGCTGACCCCACCCTCGGATTCGCCCGCCGAGACCCTCCTGAAGCGGCTCTCCGGCGGCGGCTCCGCGCTCGATGACCTGGATGGAGCCTTCGCCTGCGCGTGGTGGGACGGAGAGCGTCGGCGGCTGACGCTGGCACGCGACCCTTTTGGCGTCCGCTCGCTCTACTACGCAGTGCAAGGCGGCGTGCTCTACTTCGCGAGCGAGCTGAAGCAGCTCCTCGCCATCCCGGGCTTCGAGGCCGTGCTGGAGCCCTCCGCGCTCCACAAGTACCTCACCTTCTCCTTCGTTCCCGGCGCGGATGTGCCCTTGCGCGGCGTGAAGCGCCTGCTGCCCGGCCACGTCGGCGTCTTCGAGGGTGGCCAGCTCTCCGTCACGCCCTACTTCACCCTGCGCGAGCAGATCGATCCCGCGCTCGAGGATCAGGCCACCGCGGTACGGCGGGTGCGGGCGCTCTGCAAGAAGGCCGTGCAGAAGCGGCTCAACGGTGAGCCCGAGGTGGCCCTCTATCTCTCGGGCGGCATCGACTCCTCGGGCGTGGCGGTCTGGCTCAAGGAGGCAGGCGTCAAGGTCCAGGCCTTCAGCCTCGACTTCGGCGAGCGCAGCGTGGAGCGCGAGCAAGCAGAGCAGGTTGCCAAGATGCTGGAGCTGCCGCTCACCTGGGTGAAGTCCTCGGGCGAGGACGTAGGCGCGGCGCTGATGGATCTCGTCTGGAAGCTGGACCTGCCGTTCGGCGATGCAGTGACGGGGCCGCAGTTCTTGCTGGGCCGGGCGGCGCGGCAGGCCGGCTTCTCGGCTGTCTTCAATGGCGAGGGCGGCGACCAGCTCTTCGGCGGGTGGACCTCGAAGCCCATGGTGGCCGCCGAGGTCTACGGTGGCCTGTACGAGGACTCACCCGAGGAGCCCGAGGAGATCTACCTGCGTTCGTACCACCGCTTCTACGGGCTGGAGGACGCGCTCTACACCCCCGAGTTCCGTGCCCAGATCGGCGGGCCCGGCCAGCGGCGCGCACTGCTGCGGCCCTACCTGGGCAGCCCGGAGATTCCCCACTTCCTGAACCGAGTGCGCCTGGCGGACATCGCGCTCAAGGGCTCGCAGAACATCCTCCCGCGCGCCGAGCGGATCGCCAACGCCTGGGCGCTCGACATGCGGGTGCCGCTGTTCGACCGCGAGCTGGCCATGGCCTCGTTCGCCCTGCCCCCTCGGCTCAAGCTCCACGGGGCCTGCGAGAAGTACGTCCTCAAGCTGGCGCTGCAGGACAAGCTCCCGGACGACATCGTCTGGCGGCGGAAGTTCGGCATGAGCGTGCCCGCCACGGACTGGGTGCTCGGGCCGCTCGCGCCACTCATGGAGGAGCTGCTCGGAGCCACGGCGGTGCGCAAGCGCGGCATGTTCCGCGAGGACTACATCGCGCGGCTGCGCAAGGGACAGGACCAAGCGGATGAGACGCGGCGTCGGCGCATCGGCGAGAAGCTGTGGGCGCTCGCGATGCTGGAGGCGTGGATGAGGGTGTTCGTGGATGGCCGGGGCCGCCGGCCGGGAGGTGCGGCGTGA
- a CDS encoding asparagine synthetase B family protein — translation MPEPLLLKPKPGPPFGTGVTRRRPTGRVGGLVSTAVSPEQARSASEAMVRSLGPGAQVLSPAQGSALVADWDACWLDGKRLEELSQWRALVAAGRLSEVNGAFALAWVSDGELRLSRDAIGERTLYYSKVPQGWIFASTIHALLASGLVPRRLHLRGVATYLSYAYLPGEETLVEGVLEVLPGEVVHLPLGGGAPRRESFWSVPEEVDASAPLPPESEEALRQQLRVELEGAVHRRLPSGEKVGAFLSGGLDSSLVVALAKRLHDQEVITWSVSFGPEYRNELPFSTLVADHCRTTHRIVELSPQVIVHHLDETIALHSDPIGDPLTVPNALLFREASAEVGVVLNGEGGDPCFGGPKNLPMLLAELYGDVAGAEDASLARERSYLRAHLKCFDDFDLALSRKMKEALAAQPIEASLVPLFTDPRWKTFVGKLMALNLILKGAHHILHKVDEVSAPFGMLPRAPLFDERVAEVAFRAPPQIKLKGSVEKYLLKRAVEDLLPRDIIERPKSGMLVPVEGWFQGPLLPQARQRLLDGLPRWELFDRAWLERLLSGKLGGLRPRHGVKIWLLITLEAWLRKVLAP, via the coding sequence ATGCCAGAACCGCTGTTGCTCAAGCCCAAGCCGGGACCACCGTTCGGAACGGGAGTGACCCGCCGCCGCCCTACCGGGCGCGTGGGTGGCCTCGTCTCCACCGCCGTGTCTCCCGAGCAAGCCCGAAGCGCCTCGGAGGCCATGGTGCGCTCCCTGGGGCCTGGAGCCCAGGTGCTCTCCCCGGCGCAGGGCTCAGCGCTCGTCGCGGACTGGGACGCGTGCTGGCTGGACGGCAAGCGCCTCGAGGAACTCTCTCAGTGGAGGGCTCTCGTGGCGGCAGGCCGCCTGTCCGAGGTGAACGGGGCGTTTGCGCTCGCGTGGGTGTCCGACGGCGAGCTCCGGCTCTCGCGGGACGCCATCGGCGAGCGGACGCTCTACTACTCGAAGGTGCCCCAGGGATGGATCTTCGCCTCGACGATCCATGCGCTGCTGGCCAGTGGCCTCGTCCCACGTCGGCTCCATCTGCGCGGCGTCGCGACGTACCTCAGCTATGCGTATCTCCCCGGCGAAGAGACCCTCGTGGAAGGCGTCCTGGAGGTCTTGCCGGGCGAGGTAGTGCACCTGCCGCTTGGAGGAGGCGCTCCCCGCCGCGAGTCATTCTGGTCCGTGCCGGAAGAGGTGGACGCGAGCGCTCCCCTTCCTCCGGAAAGCGAGGAGGCCCTGCGCCAGCAGCTGCGGGTGGAGTTGGAGGGAGCCGTCCATCGCAGGCTGCCCTCGGGCGAGAAGGTGGGCGCATTCCTCTCGGGAGGGCTGGACTCCAGTCTCGTGGTCGCGCTGGCGAAGCGGCTGCATGACCAGGAGGTCATCACCTGGTCGGTCTCGTTCGGCCCCGAGTACCGAAACGAGCTGCCATTCAGCACCCTCGTTGCCGACCATTGCCGCACCACCCACCGCATCGTGGAGCTGTCTCCTCAGGTCATCGTCCACCACCTGGACGAGACGATCGCGCTGCACTCGGATCCCATTGGAGACCCGTTGACCGTGCCCAACGCACTGCTCTTCCGCGAGGCGAGCGCGGAGGTGGGCGTGGTGCTCAACGGCGAGGGCGGCGATCCCTGCTTCGGAGGGCCGAAGAACCTGCCGATGCTGCTGGCGGAGTTGTACGGAGACGTCGCGGGAGCCGAAGACGCGTCGCTCGCGCGAGAGCGGAGCTACCTGCGAGCCCACCTCAAGTGCTTCGATGACTTCGACCTGGCGCTCTCGCGGAAGATGAAGGAGGCGCTCGCGGCCCAGCCCATCGAGGCCTCGCTGGTCCCCCTCTTCACCGATCCCCGCTGGAAGACCTTCGTAGGCAAGCTGATGGCGCTCAACCTGATCCTCAAGGGCGCCCACCACATTCTGCACAAGGTGGACGAGGTCAGCGCCCCGTTCGGCATGCTCCCTCGGGCACCGTTGTTCGACGAGCGCGTGGCGGAGGTGGCCTTTCGCGCGCCACCGCAGATCAAGCTCAAGGGTTCGGTGGAGAAGTACCTGCTCAAGCGCGCCGTGGAGGACCTCCTGCCGCGCGACATCATCGAGCGGCCCAAGAGCGGCATGCTCGTGCCCGTCGAGGGCTGGTTCCAGGGCCCGCTGCTGCCGCAGGCACGCCAACGGCTGCTGGACGGGCTCCCACGGTGGGAGCTGTTCGACCGCGCGTGGCTGGAGCGGCTGCTCTCCGGCAAGCTGGGCGGCCTGCGCCCGCGCCATGGGGTGAAGATCTGGCTCCTCATCACCCTGGAGGCCTGGCTGCGCAAGGTGCTCGCCCCGTAG
- a CDS encoding DEAD/DEAH box helicase: MSDAFVQLGLSPEALDALRRARFAQPTPIQSRAIPPALAGKDVIGCAATGTGKTAAYVLPLVERFAGRKGILGLVLAPTRELVLQIAEPVRFFAEPRGLTHAVVIGGEDMAAQVEALKQRPSFVLATPGRLVDLLEAGVAAFPKLEGLVLDEADRMLDMGFLPQIERILAALPSRRQTLLFSATLGPDVTRFAREQLRSPVRVEVTRSGTPAERAEQRLYRVKPEEKTPLLLALLARDEATALVFTRTKERADKVLTHLQRAGYRSAVLHADRTQNQRKQAMEGFRKGTYRCLVATDIAARGLDVEDVGHVINYDLPHAPEDYVHRIGRTARASASGIASTFATHKDDPVLARIEHIMRAKIPRVPVPREDPVFQAEWERLMSSQRDPGPQQKDHGVPQHEPGKAPGRHARTHKKRPG, encoded by the coding sequence GTGAGTGACGCCTTTGTCCAGTTGGGCCTCTCACCAGAGGCCTTGGACGCCTTGCGCCGAGCGCGCTTCGCGCAGCCCACGCCCATCCAGAGCCGGGCCATTCCGCCCGCCCTGGCCGGCAAGGACGTCATCGGCTGCGCCGCGACCGGCACCGGGAAGACGGCTGCCTATGTGCTGCCCCTCGTGGAGCGCTTCGCCGGGCGCAAGGGCATCTTGGGGTTGGTGCTGGCCCCTACTCGCGAGCTGGTGCTGCAGATTGCCGAGCCCGTGCGCTTCTTCGCCGAGCCTCGGGGCCTCACGCACGCCGTGGTGATTGGCGGCGAGGACATGGCCGCCCAGGTGGAGGCGCTGAAACAGCGGCCCTCGTTCGTCCTGGCCACGCCGGGGCGGCTGGTGGACCTCCTCGAGGCTGGAGTCGCCGCGTTCCCGAAGCTGGAGGGCCTGGTGCTCGATGAAGCGGACCGGATGCTCGACATGGGCTTCCTGCCGCAAATCGAGCGCATCCTCGCTGCACTCCCCTCGCGCCGGCAGACGCTCCTGTTCTCCGCCACGCTGGGCCCGGATGTGACGCGCTTCGCCCGGGAGCAACTGCGCTCGCCCGTCCGCGTGGAGGTGACTCGCAGCGGCACCCCCGCCGAGCGCGCCGAGCAGCGCCTGTACCGCGTCAAGCCCGAGGAGAAGACGCCCCTGCTGCTCGCGCTGCTCGCGCGCGACGAGGCCACGGCGCTCGTCTTCACCCGGACCAAGGAGCGCGCGGACAAGGTGCTCACGCACCTGCAGCGGGCGGGGTACCGGAGCGCGGTGCTGCATGCGGACCGCACCCAGAACCAGCGCAAGCAGGCGATGGAAGGGTTCCGGAAGGGGACCTACCGCTGCCTCGTGGCCACCGACATTGCCGCCCGGGGACTGGACGTGGAGGACGTAGGGCACGTCATCAACTACGACCTGCCCCACGCTCCCGAGGACTACGTGCACCGCATCGGACGTACGGCCCGGGCCTCGGCGAGTGGCATCGCCTCCACGTTCGCCACCCACAAGGATGACCCGGTGCTCGCGCGCATCGAGCACATCATGCGCGCGAAGATCCCTCGGGTCCCCGTGCCTCGGGAGGACCCCGTCTTCCAAGCCGAGTGGGAGCGGCTGATGTCCTCTCAGCGCGACCCTGGCCCGCAGCAGAAGGACCACGGAGTGCCGCAGCACGAGCCGGGGAAGGCACCTGGACGGCATGCCCGGACGCACAAGAAGCGCCCTGGGTGA